From Chiloscyllium punctatum isolate Juve2018m chromosome 36, sChiPun1.3, whole genome shotgun sequence, the proteins below share one genomic window:
- the LOC140461013 gene encoding uncharacterized protein encodes MEGESTVHSGERPYTCSVCGQGFSRASGLSEHKWSHNGGKPWKCEDCGKGFISPSKLEAHRRTHTGERPFPCSVCDKRFALPADLLRHQRVHTDERPFQCPDCAKCYKSSGELMRHQRVHTDERPFRCSLCGSGFRTSPDLTVHQRVHTGERPFTCSLCGKGFTQSSSLMTHYRVHTGEKPFICSMCGKGFTSSFNLLTHQRVHTEESPFRCSPCGIRFKHSSQLVAHQRLHSGERPFTCSKCGKGFTQSYNLLIHQRVHTGERPFTCAKCGKGFTCSSHLLRHQRVHK; translated from the coding sequence ATGGAAGGAGAAAGCACTGTACACAGTGGGGAGAGACCATACACGTGTTCCGTGTGTGGGCAAGGGTTCAGCCGAGCGTCTGGCTTGTCAGAACACAAGTGGAGTCACAACGGAGGAAAGCCGTGGAAATGTGAggactgtgggaagggattcatttCACCGTCGAAGCTGGAAGCTCATCGGCGCACTCACACCGGGGAGCGGCCGTTCCCCTGCTCCGTCTGTGACAAGAGATTTGCCCTGCCCGCCGACTTGCTGAGACACCAACGCGTTCACACCGACGAAAGACCTTTCCAGTGCCCGGACTGCGCCAAGTGCTACAAAAGCTCCGGGGAGCTGATGCGCCACCAACGCGTCCACACGGATGAGAGACCGTTCCGGTGCTCTCTGTGCGGCTCAGGGTTCCGGACCTCTCCGGACCTCACTGTCCACCAGcgcgtccacaccggggagaggccgttcacgtGCTCCCTgtgcgggaagggattcactcagtcctccaGCCTGATGACACACTACCGcgttcacaccggggagaagccgttcatCTGCTCcatgtgcgggaagggcttcacctccTCGTTCAACCTGCTGAcgcaccagcgggttcacaccgAGGAGTCCCCGTTCAGGTGCTCCCCCTGCGGGATTCGCTTCAAGCACTCCTCTCAACTCGTCGCACACCAGAGGCTTCAcagcggggagaggccgttcacctgctccaaGTGCGGGAAGGGGTTCACTCAGTCCTACAACCTGCTGAtccaccagcgggttcacaccggggagaggccgttcacctgcgcCAAGTGTGGCAAGGGGTTCACTTGTTCATCCCACTTGCTGAGGCACCAACGGGTTCACAAGTGA